CCCTGCAGTCCGTCGTCGAAGTCGACGCTCGAACCATTGAGATAAACGAGGCTCGTCGGATCCATCAGCACCGGAACGCCCTCGCTCACGAATTCCTGGTCGCCGTCCTTTGCCACGTCGAACGACATGCCGTATTGGAAGCCGGAGCAGCCGCCGTTCT
This region of Opitutia bacterium genomic DNA includes:
- the erpA gene encoding iron-sulfur cluster insertion protein ErpA; amino-acid sequence: MITLTPRAAQQVRKMHADLGDAQKKLRVFIENGGCSGFQYGMSFDVAKDGDQEFVSEGVPVLMDPTSLVYLNGSSVDFDDGLQGKGFEIKNPNAQSTCGCGKSFN